A window of the Desulfomonilaceae bacterium genome harbors these coding sequences:
- a CDS encoding glutamate synthase-related protein — MPKKYHIDVQPIANRFPVIGRSGIVDWGEGCLKCAKCVKTECVYGVYKNRSFSTSITGDTIDEFCKSCFRCVQGCPKRLIHKTINPEWESLGDQLYSPEIITATWEQAATGKIPVSGAGYGGKFSGNGFDSMWTDMSEIVRPTRDGIHGREYISTVVDLGRRLGKLEFDNAGKLLSHAPNSIRLPLPIVFDVFPFGDLSPRVLSAVVTAAARLETIVFMPYEEALSYSDFTSQIVPLISADHINKANLGNFGMIELTDGHKTIEFLSSLKKDFPDLLVSVRMEAQSSPDSIRRMLEYNRLQADVIHYVADETGYEPGVADGLHIKDVIKEINAGLLREGLRDQVTFIASGGIAMAEHVVKSILCGANLVGVDIPLLIALECRVCRNCKDGLTCPVSISKINPTWGAQRIVNLIGAWHNQLLEMMGAMGIREARRLRGERGRVMFREDLENDTFAQLFSDRNS, encoded by the coding sequence ATGCCGAAAAAGTATCATATAGATGTTCAGCCTATCGCCAACAGGTTTCCGGTAATTGGAAGATCCGGAATTGTAGACTGGGGAGAAGGCTGCCTAAAATGCGCAAAATGCGTAAAAACGGAATGCGTATATGGAGTTTACAAGAATCGTTCCTTTTCGACTTCCATAACGGGTGACACAATTGATGAATTTTGCAAGAGTTGCTTCCGGTGCGTCCAGGGTTGCCCCAAACGACTCATTCACAAAACCATCAACCCCGAATGGGAATCCCTTGGTGATCAGCTATACAGCCCGGAGATTATCACGGCCACCTGGGAACAGGCCGCGACTGGAAAAATACCTGTTTCCGGAGCCGGGTACGGTGGTAAGTTTTCTGGGAACGGTTTTGATTCAATGTGGACCGACATGAGCGAAATAGTTCGGCCTACTCGCGATGGAATCCACGGAAGAGAGTATATTTCTACGGTCGTTGATTTGGGACGCCGCCTGGGCAAACTTGAATTCGACAACGCTGGAAAACTTCTTTCACATGCTCCCAATTCAATAAGGCTCCCCTTACCTATCGTCTTTGATGTTTTTCCTTTCGGCGATTTGTCCCCCAGAGTTTTGTCAGCCGTGGTTACCGCCGCTGCCCGTCTTGAAACTATTGTGTTCATGCCGTATGAGGAAGCCCTCAGTTATTCAGATTTTACCAGTCAAATTGTACCTCTAATAAGCGCCGACCATATCAATAAGGCCAATCTGGGTAATTTTGGAATGATTGAATTAACAGACGGCCATAAAACGATTGAATTTTTGAGTTCCTTGAAAAAGGATTTTCCAGACCTGTTGGTGTCGGTCAGAATGGAAGCGCAATCGTCGCCGGACAGTATTCGGCGAATGTTGGAATACAACAGACTACAGGCGGACGTTATCCATTACGTAGCTGATGAAACAGGATACGAACCCGGCGTGGCCGACGGGTTGCACATTAAGGACGTAATCAAGGAGATCAACGCTGGGCTCTTAAGAGAAGGATTAAGGGACCAGGTCACATTCATAGCTTCCGGTGGGATCGCTATGGCTGAACATGTGGTCAAATCTATTCTTTGTGGGGCAAATCTCGTTGGAGTGGACATCCCCCTTCTTATAGCCCTTGAATGCCGGGTTTGCCGAAATTGCAAAGATGGCCTGACTTGTCCGGTTTCGATTTCTAAGATTAACCCAACCTGGGGAGCCCAGAGGATAGTGAATCTCATTGGAGCCTGGCACAATCAATTGCTGGAAATGATGGGGGCTATGGGAATTCGTGAAGCCAGACGTCTCCGTGGAGAGAGAGGCCGAGTCATGTTTCGGGAAGATCTCGAAAACGACACGTTTGCCCAACTATTTTCCGATCGGAATTCTTAA
- a CDS encoding methylenetetrahydrofolate reductase: MKTESLLEKALESGKFVVTAECGPPKGADTEILIKKGKSLLGWIDAVNVTDNQTAIVRMSSVAACSILKQLGHEPILQMVTRDRNRIALQSDLFGAYALGVRNVLCLTGDHQSFGNQRECVGVFDLDSIQLLKTVRDMREAGVIIGGEAIQGPPKFFAGAAENPFADPVDWRVIRLGKKVNAGAEFIQTQCIYNLPRFETFMAQARDIGLTEKTYILAGVTPLKTVGMARYMATKVAGMDIPEELISRMANTPKEKQAEEGIKIAVETIQRVKEIPGVAGVHLMAIEWEHKVPEILRAAGIGNRPEG, from the coding sequence TTGAAAACAGAAAGTCTACTCGAAAAGGCTCTTGAGTCAGGAAAATTCGTTGTAACAGCAGAATGTGGGCCACCAAAAGGGGCTGACACGGAAATCCTCATAAAAAAGGGGAAGTCCCTTCTTGGTTGGATAGACGCCGTCAATGTCACAGACAATCAAACAGCCATTGTGCGCATGTCATCAGTCGCCGCGTGTTCAATACTCAAGCAGCTTGGACATGAACCGATACTTCAGATGGTTACGAGAGACCGTAACCGAATCGCGCTACAAAGTGATTTATTTGGAGCATATGCCCTTGGGGTCCGAAACGTACTCTGTTTGACCGGAGACCATCAGAGTTTTGGTAACCAAAGAGAATGTGTAGGAGTTTTTGACCTGGATTCAATCCAACTCTTGAAAACAGTTCGCGACATGAGAGAAGCAGGAGTCATTATCGGTGGTGAAGCAATTCAGGGTCCTCCAAAATTTTTTGCGGGCGCGGCTGAAAATCCATTTGCGGACCCTGTCGACTGGAGAGTAATCAGGTTGGGAAAGAAGGTTAATGCCGGAGCTGAATTTATTCAGACTCAATGCATTTACAACCTTCCCAGGTTTGAGACCTTTATGGCTCAAGCCAGAGACATCGGATTAACTGAAAAAACTTACATTCTTGCGGGTGTTACTCCGCTAAAGACTGTTGGCATGGCTCGATATATGGCCACAAAGGTTGCCGGTATGGATATCCCTGAAGAGTTGATCAGCAGAATGGCCAACACACCCAAAGAAAAACAGGCGGAAGAAGGCATAAAAATTGCCGTGGAAACAATACAGAGAGTTAAAGAAATTCCCGGCGTCGCTGGGGTTCACCTCATGGCCATTGAGTGGGAACATAAGGTCCCGGAAATTCTTCGGGCCGCGGGGATTGGTAACAGGCCGGAAGGATAA
- a CDS encoding methylenetetrahydrofolate reductase C-terminal domain-containing protein: MIVAELKEVDEIRRMIDRYSSILVVGCDSCVAECAAGGARETQLLASALRLSYLKDNLQKIITEACIDRQCVDDFIDVIAELVPDHEVILSLGCGAGVQALARVYTDKPIIPALDTLFIGETVMRGVWTENCLACGQCKLGYFGAICPVTRCSKKLMNGPCGGSKGGRCEIDPDIPCGWDQIMKRLAAIGELDRLGEYVPPVNWSTSHSGGPRRVIREDQKP, from the coding sequence GTGATTGTCGCAGAATTAAAAGAAGTTGATGAAATCAGAAGGATGATTGACCGTTACTCTTCCATTCTGGTTGTCGGATGCGACTCGTGTGTGGCTGAGTGCGCCGCCGGTGGAGCGAGAGAGACGCAGCTTCTCGCCTCAGCCTTGAGACTGTCATATCTCAAGGACAACCTTCAGAAGATTATCACTGAAGCATGCATTGACAGGCAATGTGTAGACGATTTTATTGACGTCATAGCAGAGCTGGTTCCGGATCATGAGGTCATTCTGTCCTTGGGATGCGGCGCCGGCGTTCAGGCCCTTGCCCGTGTTTATACTGACAAGCCTATAATTCCGGCCCTAGACACTCTCTTTATAGGAGAGACGGTGATGAGAGGGGTATGGACAGAAAATTGTCTGGCATGCGGTCAGTGCAAGTTGGGGTATTTTGGGGCCATCTGTCCTGTAACCCGATGCTCCAAGAAACTTATGAACGGACCGTGCGGAGGTTCGAAAGGTGGTCGGTGTGAAATTGACCCGGACATACCATGCGGATGGGATCAGATCATGAAGCGTCTTGCGGCTATTGGCGAACTTGACAGACTGGGCGAGTATGTGCCGCCCGTGAATTGGTCCACATCGCATTCCGGCGGACCACGTCGTGTGATTAGGGAGGATCAAAAACCTTGA
- a CDS encoding hydrogenase iron-sulfur subunit, with product MDRVKHKIVVFHCNNLRLFSNGGQKEFAKKWPGLKLVAIPCSGKIEAHFLLKTLSAGAQGVLVLACAERSCQYIEGSMRSRKRVDYARYWLEKLGIAPERIEFVRLWPVSQQALEAVLKEFEIKLESLGALGAPEKVQG from the coding sequence ATGGACAGAGTGAAACATAAAATAGTTGTTTTTCATTGCAACAACCTTCGCCTTTTTTCAAACGGAGGACAAAAGGAGTTTGCCAAGAAATGGCCTGGACTGAAGTTGGTGGCTATACCGTGCTCAGGAAAGATTGAAGCTCATTTTTTGTTGAAGACTCTCTCTGCAGGCGCTCAGGGTGTGCTCGTTCTGGCGTGCGCCGAGCGGTCGTGTCAATATATTGAAGGTTCGATGCGATCCAGGAAGAGAGTCGATTACGCCCGCTACTGGCTCGAAAAACTAGGAATTGCCCCTGAGAGGATAGAGTTTGTTCGTCTTTGGCCTGTTAGCCAGCAAGCCCTGGAAGCTGTCTTGAAAGAGTTTGAAATAAAGCTCGAATCCCTTGGAGCGCTGGGCGCTCCAGAAAAAGTCCAAGGATAA